Proteins encoded together in one Labilibaculum sp. DW002 window:
- a CDS encoding zinc-binding metallopeptidase: MKLYKYLFLIMLATSFVACDKEEDLGESNIIIDDTKNEIDQWIYDHFTKPYNVEIKYEWDDTELENSKVLTPPSLEKIIPFLEVLLEAWVEPYAEFGGEDFVKKMIPKQIILVGSQNMNTNGTMVQGTAEGGRKVVLYQINEFTYSNWSFLKRLMHIMHHEFGHILHQDVLYPEEFKQVTPGGYTAAWMNVSEEDALDEGFISPYSKNIIDDDWVEIIAYMLTNSKLEYDTHIQRGSYQGQAILRVKEEMVVNYYQNVWDIDMYALQERIHEVFEMVRLREDN; this comes from the coding sequence ATGAAATTATATAAATATTTATTCCTGATAATGCTTGCTACCTCCTTTGTAGCTTGCGATAAGGAAGAGGATTTAGGTGAATCCAATATCATTATTGATGATACGAAAAATGAAATTGATCAATGGATTTACGATCACTTTACGAAACCTTATAATGTTGAAATAAAGTACGAATGGGACGATACAGAGCTTGAAAATAGTAAAGTGTTAACACCACCTTCTTTGGAAAAAATCATTCCTTTTTTAGAGGTGTTGTTAGAAGCTTGGGTAGAACCTTATGCCGAATTTGGGGGAGAAGATTTTGTTAAAAAAATGATCCCTAAACAAATCATTTTGGTAGGAAGTCAAAATATGAATACGAACGGAACCATGGTGCAGGGAACAGCCGAAGGGGGACGAAAAGTGGTTTTGTATCAAATCAACGAGTTTACTTATAGTAATTGGTCTTTTTTAAAGAGATTGATGCACATTATGCACCATGAGTTTGGACACATTCTTCATCAGGATGTCTTATACCCTGAAGAGTTTAAACAAGTTACTCCAGGCGGATATACAGCTGCATGGATGAATGTAAGTGAAGAAGATGCTTTGGATGAAGGTTTTATTTCTCCTTACTCGAAAAATATTATTGATGATGATTGGGTGGAGATTATTGCCTACATGCTAACCAATAGTAAGTTGGAGTACGATACGCACATTCAAAGAGGTAGTTATCAGGGACAAGCTATTCTTAGAGTAAAAGAAGAAATGGTGGTTAACTATTATCAAAATGTTTGGGATATTGACATGTATGCTCTTCAAGAAAGAATTCATGAAGTATTCGAAATGGTCCGATTGAGAGAGGACAACTAA
- a CDS encoding SusC/RagA family TonB-linked outer membrane protein has protein sequence MKKNREWRCFSPTIRKFMLLMKLTLFLFFAFTFQLSAEVSLGQAVSLSSGEISVRDVFKNLKQQTGTYFMYQEDAVSHQLSVDLNFDEATLEEVLDQVCAQTDLQYDIVEDYVLITKGTPVIVAPTVQEERKITGVVVDDKGIALPGVSVIVKGTTMGVTTDFDGKYVIVVPDEYQILLYSFVGTSPKEHKLAKGELVVNVTLENQSEQLGEVVVTTGYQRIDRKLFAGSATKLDAKETKIEGIVDVSRMIEGRSAGVQVQNVSGTFGAAPKIRVRGASSIYGDQKPLWVVDGVVLEDLVNVSADELSSGDAETLISSSVAGINSDDIESFQILKDAAATALYGAKAMNGVIVITTKKGTKGKTRISYTSNYTVKMKPEYSDYNIMNSKDQMSVYSQMEDKGWLNHAAIAKRKDGGVYLKMYDLINQYDPATGFGLENTPEARARFLQKYEMANTDWFDILFKNSIAQEHSVSLSSGTDRSQTYVSTSFYNDEGWSVSSKVKRYTANFKNTIQINDKLKVGFSSVGSIREQDAPGTTKRVDNVFEGTYSRSFDINPFSYALNTSRTMRAYDDNGNYEFYKRDFAPFNILHELENNKIKLNILDLNLQADLEYKFNPHLTYNFIGSLRYVKSTREHEITEQSNYAMAHRMAPNSTVRKANQLLYLDPENPNGERVSVLPEGGFYNRYENFLKSTYIRNVLTYNNTIKETHLVNALFGQEIKSSDRQGYFNNGPGYQYGSGGVPFIDYRYYKQALEGNQDVYSMGWTYDRYLAFFTNLAYSYKGKYTINGTARVDGSNQLGQDRSSRWLPTWNLSASWNVTEEDWMQDQTLISMLKFRGTYGLTASMGMATNSTAILRNQVTNRPYLSEKETGIEIESLENSELTWEKQYETNIGVDLGLLKNRISIISDVYYRQGFDLIGVLKTSGIGGEGYKYGNYADMTSKGIELTLNTKNIVTNNFSWTSNLTFAYNDNEITNLKSKPRVYDLVLAEGGAIEGSEVRSLYSIPFAGLDEYGVPTFYGEDGEVTQEINLQSNVTDYLKYEGPVDPKITGGFDNKFKYKNWALSVFVSYAAGNKIRLNPVFKAQYNDMDAMSNEFKNRWTMFGDENVTNIPTILSQRQESDMYDYPMSYYNYSSARVANGDFVRLKSLALTYNFPKGMVSKLGLNNVSLKAQATNLWLIYSDKDLYGQDPEFYSSGGVALPQPKQFTMTLKVGL, from the coding sequence ATGAAAAAAAATCGAGAATGGCGGTGTTTTTCACCGACCATTAGGAAATTCATGCTTCTAATGAAACTAACCCTATTTTTATTTTTTGCTTTTACCTTTCAGCTTTCAGCTGAAGTAAGTCTTGGACAGGCTGTTAGCTTGAGCTCTGGAGAGATTTCAGTCCGAGATGTATTTAAAAATTTAAAACAGCAAACCGGTACCTATTTTATGTATCAGGAAGATGCTGTTAGCCACCAACTCTCGGTTGATTTAAATTTCGACGAAGCTACTTTGGAAGAAGTTTTGGATCAGGTTTGTGCTCAAACAGATCTTCAGTATGATATTGTTGAAGATTACGTTTTAATTACAAAAGGAACTCCTGTAATTGTTGCCCCAACAGTTCAGGAAGAACGAAAAATTACCGGTGTTGTTGTCGATGATAAAGGAATTGCCTTACCAGGTGTATCTGTTATTGTAAAAGGTACAACCATGGGAGTAACAACCGACTTCGATGGTAAATATGTAATCGTTGTTCCAGACGAGTATCAAATTCTTTTGTATTCTTTTGTGGGTACATCTCCAAAGGAACACAAATTGGCAAAAGGAGAGTTAGTTGTAAACGTAACTCTTGAAAATCAGTCAGAACAATTGGGAGAGGTAGTTGTAACAACGGGATATCAAAGAATTGATCGTAAGTTATTTGCTGGTTCTGCAACAAAGTTAGATGCAAAGGAAACAAAGATTGAAGGTATTGTGGATGTGAGTAGAATGATTGAAGGTCGTTCGGCTGGTGTTCAGGTGCAAAATGTATCTGGTACTTTTGGTGCGGCACCAAAAATTCGTGTTCGTGGTGCTTCTTCAATTTACGGAGATCAGAAACCTTTGTGGGTTGTTGATGGTGTTGTTTTGGAAGATCTTGTGAATGTTTCTGCTGATGAATTGTCTTCAGGAGATGCTGAAACGTTGATTAGTTCTTCGGTAGCTGGTATCAACTCTGATGATATTGAAAGTTTTCAGATTTTGAAGGATGCTGCTGCAACTGCACTATACGGAGCTAAAGCGATGAATGGTGTAATTGTGATTACCACTAAAAAAGGTACAAAAGGCAAAACAAGAATTAGCTATACTTCTAATTATACAGTTAAAATGAAGCCTGAGTATTCGGATTACAACATCATGAATTCAAAGGACCAGATGTCTGTATATTCTCAAATGGAAGACAAAGGATGGTTAAATCATGCTGCAATTGCGAAAAGAAAAGATGGTGGCGTTTACTTAAAAATGTACGATCTGATCAATCAATATGATCCTGCAACAGGATTTGGTCTAGAAAATACGCCTGAAGCTCGTGCACGCTTTCTTCAAAAGTATGAAATGGCAAATACCGACTGGTTCGACATTCTATTTAAAAACTCAATTGCTCAGGAACACTCAGTAAGTTTATCAAGTGGAACAGATCGTTCTCAAACTTATGTTTCTACAAGTTTTTACAACGACGAAGGCTGGTCAGTTTCATCAAAAGTGAAGCGTTATACTGCTAACTTTAAAAATACAATTCAAATCAACGACAAGTTAAAAGTTGGTTTTAGTTCTGTAGGTTCTATTCGAGAGCAAGATGCTCCAGGAACAACCAAACGTGTTGATAATGTATTTGAAGGTACTTATTCTCGTTCTTTTGATATCAATCCATTTTCTTATGCTTTGAATACATCTAGAACGATGAGAGCTTACGATGACAATGGAAATTATGAATTCTACAAGAGAGATTTTGCTCCTTTCAATATCTTACACGAGTTAGAGAATAACAAAATCAAACTGAATATTTTAGATTTAAATCTTCAAGCTGATTTAGAGTACAAGTTCAATCCACATTTGACTTATAATTTTATTGGTTCATTACGATATGTGAAGTCGACCAGAGAGCATGAAATTACTGAACAAAGTAATTATGCAATGGCTCACAGAATGGCTCCGAATTCAACGGTTCGTAAAGCAAATCAATTGTTGTATTTAGATCCTGAAAATCCAAATGGAGAGAGAGTATCTGTACTTCCTGAAGGTGGATTTTACAACAGATATGAGAACTTCTTGAAGAGTACTTATATCAGAAACGTCTTGACTTATAACAATACGATTAAGGAAACTCACCTTGTTAATGCTTTGTTCGGACAGGAAATTAAATCTTCCGATCGTCAAGGGTATTTTAACAATGGACCTGGATACCAATATGGTTCTGGTGGTGTGCCTTTTATCGATTACAGATATTACAAGCAAGCACTAGAAGGAAATCAGGATGTTTACAGTATGGGATGGACCTATGATCGTTACCTGGCTTTCTTTACCAACTTGGCTTATTCTTACAAAGGAAAGTACACGATTAACGGTACTGCTCGTGTTGATGGATCAAACCAATTGGGACAAGATCGTAGTTCTAGATGGTTACCAACTTGGAACCTTTCAGCTTCTTGGAATGTAACAGAAGAAGATTGGATGCAAGATCAAACGCTAATTTCAATGTTAAAATTTCGTGGAACTTATGGTTTGACCGCTTCTATGGGAATGGCAACCAATTCGACTGCAATTTTAAGAAATCAAGTTACCAACAGACCTTATCTATCAGAAAAGGAAACGGGAATTGAGATTGAAAGTTTAGAAAATTCTGAATTAACCTGGGAAAAACAATACGAGACCAATATAGGTGTTGATTTGGGTTTACTTAAAAACAGAATTAGTATTATCTCGGATGTATACTATCGTCAAGGTTTCGATTTGATTGGTGTTTTGAAAACCAGTGGTATTGGAGGTGAAGGTTACAAATATGGTAACTATGCTGATATGACATCGAAGGGTATCGAATTGACATTGAATACGAAAAATATTGTAACGAACAATTTCTCTTGGACCTCGAATCTTACGTTTGCTTACAATGATAATGAAATTACAAACCTAAAGAGCAAGCCTAGAGTTTACGACTTGGTATTAGCTGAGGGTGGTGCAATTGAAGGTAGTGAGGTTCGTTCTTTGTATTCAATTCCATTTGCTGGATTAGATGAATATGGTGTTCCAACTTTTTATGGTGAAGATGGTGAAGTGACTCAGGAAATTAATCTTCAGTCGAATGTTACCGATTACTTAAAGTACGAAGGTCCTGTTGATCCTAAAATCACTGGTGGTTTTGATAATAAATTCAAATATAAAAATTGGGCTTTAAGTGTATTTGTTTCTTATGCTGCAGGTAATAAGATTCGTTTGAATCCTGTTTTTAAAGCGCAATACAACGATATGGATGCCATGTCGAATGAATTTAAGAACCGTTGGACCATGTTTGGAGATGAGAATGTAACGAACATACCAACCATCTTAAGTCAGAGACAAGAGTCAGACATGTACGATTACCCAATGAGTTATTACAACTATAGCTCTGCCAGAGTTGCAAACGGAGATTTTGTTCGTTTGAAATCATTGGCGTTAACCTACAATTTTCCGAAAGGAATGGTTAGTAAATTGGGTTTAAACAATGTTAGCTTAAAGGCACAAGCTACCAATCTATGGTTGATTTATTCAGACAAAGATTTGTATGGACAAGATCCAGAATTTTACAGTTCAGGAGGAGTTGCATTGCCTCAGCCAAAGCAATTTACAATGACATTGAAAGTTGGATTATAA
- a CDS encoding DUF4302 domain-containing protein, with product MKNIYLLILASFVLFTSCDNEVDELFELSSQERINEATQEYKDILTAPENGWLIEVIPTDEAMGAFNAYAKFTKEGMSYLSNDFNAYRIEAVTDSSLYRVGYTQGMTITFTTFSQMNYFSNPNNSWGAGKGGDIELLVKEISDDEIVCEGKVNKGSYIFRKAGVSDHTAALQEIMNMETKMIKQTYLSDYAFPSLILEDGKKISFSYNAIRKSVRVSTFLQTAEGLLEDVVYHKVKWDNKGFTLLDPITVDGKDITRLDYNADEEVFKTPSDQVQAVFRVDPWPPVQIKGMAEKFNEIGWGDVIRYSRGLQTKVSDFGFLYPDFKKIVYCNQYYGCGWFFNTSNYWPFAIIKDKKATVLDEDVIAFEYDGCNNRYYTPFKLEDRLATPEGQVLKDILFSEKGFRLFTSDNENIYLISMDDPSDWMIINV from the coding sequence ATGAAAAATATATATTTATTAATACTGGCAAGTTTTGTTTTGTTTACTTCCTGCGATAATGAAGTCGATGAATTGTTCGAACTTTCATCTCAGGAACGAATTAACGAGGCTACACAAGAATACAAGGATATTCTTACAGCACCAGAAAATGGATGGTTGATTGAAGTAATTCCAACCGACGAGGCTATGGGCGCATTTAATGCCTATGCGAAGTTTACCAAGGAAGGAATGAGTTATTTGAGCAATGATTTTAATGCTTATAGAATTGAGGCAGTAACCGATTCTTCCTTATACCGTGTGGGTTACACGCAAGGAATGACCATTACCTTCACCACATTTTCTCAAATGAATTATTTCTCGAATCCAAACAACAGTTGGGGCGCAGGAAAAGGTGGAGATATTGAGCTTTTAGTAAAAGAAATCTCCGACGATGAAATTGTTTGTGAGGGTAAGGTGAACAAAGGATCTTATATCTTCAGAAAAGCAGGTGTGTCAGATCATACTGCAGCTTTGCAGGAGATTATGAACATGGAAACAAAGATGATCAAACAAACTTATTTGAGTGATTACGCTTTTCCTTCTTTGATTCTTGAAGATGGTAAAAAAATTAGCTTTTCTTATAATGCTATCCGAAAATCAGTGCGAGTAAGTACTTTTTTACAAACAGCTGAAGGATTGTTAGAAGATGTAGTCTATCATAAGGTAAAATGGGACAATAAAGGATTTACATTATTGGATCCGATTACCGTAGATGGTAAGGATATTACCAGATTGGATTACAATGCTGATGAGGAGGTTTTTAAAACGCCAAGTGATCAAGTTCAAGCAGTTTTTCGAGTAGATCCATGGCCCCCAGTTCAAATTAAAGGAATGGCCGAGAAGTTTAATGAGATAGGTTGGGGTGATGTTATACGATACAGTAGAGGCCTGCAAACAAAGGTTAGTGATTTTGGCTTTTTATATCCTGATTTTAAAAAAATAGTGTATTGTAATCAGTATTATGGATGCGGATGGTTTTTTAATACGAGTAACTATTGGCCTTTCGCTATCATCAAAGATAAGAAGGCTACTGTACTCGATGAAGATGTAATTGCTTTTGAATACGATGGCTGTAACAACAGGTATTACACTCCTTTTAAGTTAGAAGATCGCCTAGCAACACCAGAAGGACAAGTGCTTAAGGATATTTTATTCTCTGAAAAAGGCTTTCGTTTGTTTACCTCTGATAATGAAAATATTTACCTTATTAGTATGGATGACCCAAGTGATTGGATGATTATAAATGTCTAA
- a CDS encoding glycoside hydrolase family 43 protein, protein MIRVTIAIIGLLIMTQEIVKADNPIITQRFCADPNAMVHEGRVYVYCSSDEDNVDSYDGLLNYTLISSDDMVNWTDHGIVFRVKEDSKWADNAYAPSVVFRNDKFYLYYPNAGNSIGVAVSDKPEGPFVDPLGKPLVDKTMPNCDVSWLFDPCAYIDDDGQAYLYFGGGRNKTSPHGKNFRVIKLNEDMISVDGTAITIDSPHSFEGPFVHKKDSKYYLSYPGLPGQHIYYIIADNPLFTNSELQGVVLPSPSLDGENINLRNNSHESIILFNDQWYMFYHDRRISNKAYKRNVCVDLLEYNEDGTMKKVVVTRESVPQIKSLNPFEKVESETMDHQNGIEVTPCSEGGCMVTEISDGDWTQLSGVDFGSGAKKIQIRVAAEGKGGAIEIRLGSETGKLIGTCKVKGTGSWDKWKTIRCSVSEIYGVNDLYLVYRGADEPFRLNWFQFTAR, encoded by the coding sequence ATGATTAGAGTAACAATTGCAATAATTGGCTTACTAATAATGACTCAGGAAATAGTGAAAGCAGATAATCCGATAATAACGCAGCGGTTTTGTGCAGATCCTAATGCTATGGTGCATGAAGGTCGTGTGTATGTATACTGCTCGAGTGATGAAGATAATGTAGATTCCTACGATGGATTGCTGAATTATACCTTAATCTCTTCCGATGACATGGTGAATTGGACGGATCACGGCATTGTTTTTAGGGTAAAAGAGGATTCTAAGTGGGCTGATAATGCCTATGCCCCTTCAGTTGTATTCCGCAACGATAAGTTTTATCTCTATTACCCGAATGCAGGTAATTCCATCGGTGTCGCTGTGTCAGATAAGCCAGAGGGACCTTTTGTTGATCCGCTAGGAAAGCCCCTAGTTGATAAAACAATGCCAAATTGTGATGTGAGTTGGTTATTTGATCCATGCGCCTATATTGATGATGATGGACAAGCTTATCTCTACTTTGGTGGCGGAAGGAATAAAACCAGCCCGCACGGAAAAAACTTTCGTGTAATTAAACTGAATGAGGATATGATTTCGGTAGATGGAACAGCTATAACCATCGATTCACCACATTCCTTTGAAGGACCTTTTGTACACAAGAAAGACAGCAAGTATTATTTGTCGTACCCAGGATTACCTGGACAACATATTTACTACATCATAGCTGATAATCCATTGTTCACTAATTCTGAGCTTCAGGGGGTGGTATTGCCAAGCCCATCACTTGATGGTGAAAATATAAACCTTAGAAATAATAGCCACGAGTCAATCATTCTATTTAATGATCAATGGTACATGTTTTATCACGATCGTCGAATATCGAATAAAGCATATAAACGAAATGTTTGTGTTGATTTATTAGAGTATAATGAAGATGGCACGATGAAAAAGGTTGTTGTGACACGCGAGAGTGTTCCTCAGATTAAATCATTGAATCCGTTTGAAAAGGTTGAGTCCGAGACTATGGATCACCAAAACGGAATTGAAGTAACGCCGTGCAGCGAAGGTGGATGCATGGTAACAGAAATAAGCGATGGCGATTGGACTCAACTTTCCGGAGTCGATTTTGGCTCAGGAGCAAAAAAAATTCAAATTAGAGTGGCGGCTGAAGGTAAAGGTGGAGCGATTGAAATTCGTCTTGGTTCAGAAACCGGTAAGTTGATTGGCACATGCAAGGTTAAAGGGACTGGTAGTTGGGATAAATGGAAAACAATACGTTGTTCAGTTTCAGAAATTTATGGGGTGAATGATCTTTATTTGGTATATCGTGGAGCTGATGAACCTTTCCGTCTCAATTGGTTTCAATTTACAGCGCGATAG
- a CDS encoding FecR family protein, producing the protein MQEKEEHIIQLAIDYSKGELSVQAKLELEELLAESKENRSIFDSYCEKYHKARSVAFLSQLDEEKAWGRIRGSIKKPEKKSRKLHLWIPYAAAIAILISVSTFFLTQHQEKILSSKEYNFSELAQVGSRKAFLTLANGSKVTLHEEIEQQIAEADGTKITKDSANNITYLANADTKQELLYNTINVPRGGEYSLTLSDGTKVWLNSDTELRYPVKFSKDKRDVYLVGEAYLEVAHNKEAPFTVHTHDSEVVVLGTKFNISSYEDQEFIATTLVEGSVQINNLTSTEILEPGDQSMIVRGSAQINVAKVDTGLYTSWVNGVFEFENMELEYIMAQLGRWYDVKFFFKEEQQKHIRFTGAIKRDKPFEFMLEMIEQVEQVKFSVKDEHIIVGR; encoded by the coding sequence ATGCAAGAAAAAGAAGAACATATTATTCAATTAGCAATCGATTATTCGAAGGGGGAATTGTCGGTACAAGCTAAATTGGAATTAGAGGAGCTTTTGGCAGAAAGCAAGGAGAATAGAAGCATTTTCGATTCTTATTGTGAGAAATACCATAAGGCTCGGTCGGTTGCTTTTCTAAGTCAGCTGGATGAGGAAAAGGCGTGGGGAAGAATAAGGGGATCAATTAAAAAGCCAGAAAAGAAATCACGAAAATTACATTTGTGGATTCCATATGCTGCAGCAATAGCAATTCTGATTAGTGTTAGCACTTTCTTTTTAACACAGCATCAGGAAAAAATTCTTTCTTCGAAAGAATACAATTTTAGTGAACTAGCACAAGTAGGAAGTCGAAAAGCTTTTCTAACTCTTGCAAATGGTTCGAAAGTAACGCTTCATGAGGAGATAGAGCAACAAATTGCTGAAGCTGATGGAACAAAAATCACAAAGGATTCGGCAAATAACATAACCTATTTGGCTAATGCGGATACAAAGCAAGAATTACTGTACAATACCATTAATGTTCCGCGAGGGGGAGAGTATTCCTTAACCTTATCGGATGGAACAAAGGTTTGGTTAAATTCCGATACTGAATTGCGTTATCCGGTGAAGTTCTCTAAAGATAAAAGAGATGTATATCTAGTAGGTGAGGCATATTTGGAAGTTGCTCATAATAAAGAAGCTCCTTTCACAGTTCACACGCACGATTCGGAAGTTGTTGTGTTGGGAACGAAATTTAATATTTCTTCTTATGAGGATCAGGAATTTATTGCAACAACCTTGGTTGAAGGAAGTGTGCAAATTAATAACCTGACCAGCACTGAGATCCTTGAACCAGGAGATCAGTCAATGATCGTTCGAGGTTCTGCGCAAATTAATGTTGCAAAGGTAGATACAGGTTTGTATACCTCTTGGGTGAATGGAGTTTTCGAATTTGAAAATATGGAGTTGGAATACATTATGGCTCAATTGGGCAGATGGTACGATGTAAAATTCTTCTTTAAAGAGGAACAGCAAAAACACATCCGTTTTACCGGAGCCATTAAGCGTGATAAACCGTTTGAGTTTATGTTAGAAATGATAGAACAAGTTGAACAAGTAAAATTTTCAGTGAAAGATGAACATATAATAGTGGGTCGATAA
- a CDS encoding RNA polymerase sigma factor — translation MKNQEQNIIEKLRFGDESGLREMFDLYYSPLCIFALKYIDAFDKSEDLVQEVFINFWEKNRVAQLNGSLKSYLFTAVKNNALAYIRKNNKYLLEELNDDIDLFVEESIDSEMLEDKKKQLYKELDNLSENNRKVFEAIVFENLKYKEVAEIHGVSVNTVKTQFSRSLKQLRASFTIIILLLLHS, via the coding sequence ATGAAAAACCAAGAACAAAATATCATTGAAAAATTACGATTTGGAGATGAATCAGGCTTGCGAGAAATGTTTGATTTGTACTACTCTCCATTGTGCATTTTTGCCTTAAAATATATTGATGCTTTCGATAAATCGGAGGATTTGGTGCAAGAGGTTTTTATTAATTTCTGGGAAAAGAATCGGGTCGCGCAGTTAAATGGATCGCTAAAATCTTACCTTTTTACGGCAGTAAAAAACAATGCACTGGCCTATATTCGTAAGAATAATAAATATTTACTGGAAGAGTTGAATGATGATATTGATCTGTTTGTTGAAGAATCCATTGATTCTGAAATGTTGGAGGATAAAAAGAAACAACTCTACAAAGAATTAGATAATTTATCAGAAAACAATAGAAAGGTTTTTGAAGCTATCGTTTTTGAAAATTTGAAATATAAAGAAGTAGCAGAGATTCATGGTGTTTCGGTGAATACTGTAAAAACACAATTTTCCAGATCTTTAAAACAGCTTAGAGCTTCATTTACGATTATTATTCTACTCTTACTTCATTCATAG
- a CDS encoding RagB/SusD family nutrient uptake outer membrane protein produces the protein MKILYKGLLLLAVGSTLFSCDDYLDKVPDNRTEIKEKEQIAKILVNAYPKTSYAALCETMSDNVGDKGSDGFLTSENSEAYKYVENFTKEDQNNPIFYWNYAYTAIAHANQALLEIEKLEQEGVTGLDSYRGEALVCRAYTHFMLVNMFAPDYDAATASTDLGIPYVEEVETELLKDYKRQTVAQVYEKVEADLLEGMNLLDDTRYSVPKYHFTIASAKAFASRLYLWMGRDASDYSKSLDYANDVLGANPAAMLRDYKGFYASASYYDKEAQYTKATETPNLLLSECIDNWGYYYAYLRFSLTGLLSGEIFEMGATATWGLSYAHTIHGGTDYAHFPKWRVHEIKDNPSDNSFVPSFMMPLFTTDELMYNRIEALLYLDEIDAVLADFNILINTRVKYSTELSKYDINHFYTTGEMVFFPPWELPTYETPEEIAELKGSMFQFYLDLKRKDFIHEGMRWFDIRRFDLEVTHETADGETFTLEAKDLKKTLQIPEIAVANGLQPNKRN, from the coding sequence ATGAAAATATTATATAAAGGTTTATTACTACTAGCAGTAGGATCGACATTGTTCTCTTGCGACGATTACCTGGATAAGGTGCCCGACAACAGAACAGAGATAAAAGAGAAAGAGCAAATTGCAAAAATTTTGGTTAACGCATATCCTAAAACAAGTTATGCTGCACTTTGCGAAACCATGTCCGATAATGTTGGAGATAAAGGAAGCGATGGTTTTCTGACTTCTGAAAATTCGGAAGCTTATAAATACGTTGAAAACTTCACAAAGGAGGATCAAAACAACCCAATTTTTTATTGGAACTATGCTTATACTGCAATTGCACATGCAAATCAGGCATTGTTGGAAATTGAAAAATTGGAGCAAGAAGGTGTTACTGGTCTAGATTCATACCGAGGCGAAGCTTTGGTATGTAGAGCTTATACTCACTTTATGTTGGTGAATATGTTTGCTCCAGATTACGATGCAGCAACGGCATCTACAGATTTAGGTATTCCTTATGTAGAGGAAGTAGAAACTGAATTGTTGAAAGATTACAAAAGACAAACAGTGGCTCAGGTTTATGAAAAGGTAGAAGCTGATTTGTTGGAAGGAATGAACTTGTTAGATGATACTCGTTATTCAGTGCCAAAATATCACTTTACAATTGCCTCGGCAAAAGCTTTTGCTTCCCGTTTGTATTTATGGATGGGTAGAGATGCTAGCGATTATTCCAAATCTTTAGATTATGCGAATGATGTGTTGGGTGCAAATCCAGCAGCAATGCTTCGTGATTACAAAGGATTTTATGCAAGCGCAAGTTACTACGATAAGGAAGCTCAGTACACGAAAGCGACTGAAACGCCAAACTTATTGCTAAGTGAGTGTATCGATAATTGGGGATACTACTACGCTTATTTGCGTTTTTCTTTAACCGGACTGTTATCTGGCGAAATATTCGAAATGGGAGCAACTGCAACTTGGGGGTTGAGCTATGCTCATACCATTCATGGAGGAACAGATTATGCTCACTTTCCGAAGTGGAGAGTACATGAAATTAAAGACAATCCATCGGATAATTCGTTTGTACCTTCTTTTATGATGCCACTGTTTACAACTGATGAGTTGATGTATAATCGCATTGAAGCCTTGTTGTATTTAGATGAAATTGATGCTGTTCTTGCTGATTTTAACATCTTAATAAATACTAGAGTGAAGTACTCTACAGAGTTGAGTAAATATGATATCAATCATTTTTATACAACTGGTGAAATGGTGTTTTTTCCACCTTGGGAATTACCAACCTACGAAACTCCTGAAGAAATTGCTGAGTTAAAAGGTTCTATGTTTCAATTTTATCTTGATTTGAAGCGTAAAGATTTTATCCACGAAGGAATGAGATGGTTTGATATTAGAAGATTCGATTTGGAAGTAACACACGAAACAGCAGATGGTGAAACTTTTACATTGGAAGCAAAAGATCTAAAGAAAACACTTCAGATTCCTGAAATAGCAGTTGCTAACGGTCTACAACCTAATAAAAGAAATTAA